One genomic window of Micropterus dolomieu isolate WLL.071019.BEF.003 ecotype Adirondacks linkage group LG14, ASM2129224v1, whole genome shotgun sequence includes the following:
- the LOC123982516 gene encoding regulator of G-protein signaling 9-like isoform X2, giving the protein MLEMQDPKTGVKSQPQRLVITTIPHAITGEDIIAWLADRFQIDTQEAKNFGSMLVALGYIYPLQDHKRLVIKQDASLYRFQTPYFWPTQQWPVDDTDYAIYLAKRNIRKKGILELHEQEQYNRLHKWMNHKWDFIVMQAKEQYRAAKERKKPDRVVFECQERAYWVVHRPPPGTVSAMDYGLDRRIDPNADEEKTPDVYERIMIFTQQSIMRPRVKSSVSIGALVKYCATYISHDPFLSKCLPSNPWLTDDVTYWTLNMPNVEIPTKMRVERWTFSFGELLSDPRGRDDFRLFLKKEFSGENLAFWEGCEDLKWGTAATMREKAEQIYKTFLARGAPRWINIDGKTMEITVKGLKHPHRYVLDAAQTHIYMLMKKDSYGRYMKSPVFKDTMKKAICPEEHKFSDSQLEQNAKNRRPSLSPIILRQQEQEQRAKMAANVDITQVMSKLSKQGKEAPPPPGPNKK; this is encoded by the exons ATGCTGGAGATGCAGGACCCCAAAACAGGAGTGAAGTCGCAGCCTCAGAGACTTGTTATCACAACAATACCGCATGCTATTACTG GTGAAGACATAATTGCGTGGTTAGCAGACAGATTCCAGATAGACACACAAG AGGCGAAGAACTTTGGCTCTATGCTCGTGGCGTTAGGATACATCTACCCTCTACAAGACCACAAACGTTTAGTGATCAAACAAGATGCATCCCTCTACCGCTTCCAG ACACCGTATTTCTGGCCCACACAGCAGTGGCCCGTAGATGATACAGATTATG CAATTTACTTGGCGAAAAGAAACATACGTAAGAAAGGCATCCTGGAGCTGCATGAGCAG GAGCAGTATAACCGCCTTCACAAGTGGATGAATCATAAATGGGATTTCATAGTGATGCAAGCTAAAGAACAGTACAG AGCTgcaaaggagagaaagaaaccGGACCGTGTGGTGTTTGAGTGCCAGGAGAGGGCCTACTGGGTGGTTCACAGACCTCCG ccaggGACAGTGAGTGCCATGGACTATGGACTGGACCGACGAATAGATCCAAACGCAGATGAG GAAAAAACACCCGACGTTTACGAGAGAATC ATGATCTTTACTCAGCAGTCCATCATGAGGCCCAGAGTGAAGTCATCTGTATCCATTGGCGC ATTAGTGAAGTACTGTGCCACCTATATCAGCCACGACCCTTTCCTCTCCAAGTGTCTTCCCAGCAACCCCTGGCTCACTGATGACGTCACATACTGGACTTTGAACATGCCCAA tgtgGAAATACCAACTAAAATGCGTGTGGAGAGGTGGACGTTCAGCTTTGGAGAGCTGCTGTCAGACCCTCGAGGACGAGATGATTTCAGACTCTTCCTTAAGAAAGAATTCAGCG GTGAGAACTTGGCATTCTGGGAGGGGTGCGAAGATCTGAAGTGGGGTACTGCTGCGACgatgagagagaaagcagagcaGATCTACAA GACATTCTTGGCACGTGGTGCACCCCGATGGATCAACATCGATGGAAAGACCATGGAAATCACTGTGAAAGGCCTGAAACACCCACACAGATATGTCCTGGACGCAGCCCAAACTCACATCTACATGCTCATGAAGAAG gACTCATACGGCCGGTACATGAAATCTCCAGTGTTCAAGGATACAATGAAAAAGGCCATCTGTCCTGAGGAGCACAAGTTCTC TGATTCCCAGTTGGAGCAGAATGCAAAGAACAGACGGCCCAGTCTCAGCCCCATCATCCTACggcagcaggagcaggagcagagGGCCAAGATGGCCGCCAATGTTGACATCACACAGGTCATGAGCAAACTCAGCAAGCAGGGCAAGGAggcgcctcctcctcctggtcctAATAAgaaatga
- the LOC123982518 gene encoding guanine nucleotide-binding protein subunit alpha-13-like, with the protein MADFLPTRSVLKVCLPVCLLNTGEVEQVRKSKEIDRCLSREKTYVKRLVKILLLGAGESGKSTFLKQMRIIHGQDFDQQAREDFKGTIYSNVIKGVRVLVDAREKLHIPWGDPDNSRHGDTMMAFDTRSAKVTSGQLEQSVFLQYMPAIKALWEDSGIQNAYDRRREFQLGESVKYFLDNLDKLGEPDYLPSQQDILLARKPTKGIHEYDFEIKNVPFKMVDVGGQRSERRRWFECFDSVTSILFLVSSSEYDQVLMEDRQTNRLRESLNIFETIVNNRVFVNVSIILFLNKTDLLEEKVKSVPLKDYFPEYTGPEHSLPDIQGFMVECFRAKRRDATQKPLYHHFTTAINTENIRLVFRDVKDTILHDNLKQLMLQ; encoded by the exons ATGGCGGATTTCCTGCCGACCAGGTCCGTGTTAAAAGTTTGTCTACCTGTCTGCCTGCTCAATACCGGCGAGGTAGAACAGGTCCGAAAGTCCAAAGAGATCGACAGATGTCTCTCCCGGGAGAAAACGTACGTGAAACGGCTGGTGAAGATCCTGCTGCTCGGCGCTGGCGAGAGCGGCAAGTCGACTTTCCTCAAACAAATGCGGATCATCCACGGCCAGGACTTCGACCAGCAAGCCCGTGAGGACTTCAAAGGCACAATTTACAGCAACGTAATCAAAG GTGTACGTGTGTTGGTGGACGCCCGGGAGAAGCTGCACATCCCATGGGGTGACCCGGATAACAGCCGGCATGGGGACACCATGATGGCGTTCGACACCCGGTCGGCTAAGGTGACCAGCGGGCAGCTGGAGCAGTCCGTCTTCCTGCAGTACATGCCTGCCATCAAAGCTCTGTGGGAGGACTCAGGTATACAGAATGCATACGACCGCCGCAGGGAGTTTCAGCTG GGTGAGTCAGTGAAGTATTTCTTGGATAATCTGGATAAGCTTGGCGAGCCG GATTATCTTCCCTCTCAACAGGACATCCTGCTGGCCCGTAAACCCACCAAGGGCATCCACGAGTATGACTTTGAGATCAAGAACGTTCCCTTCAAGATGGTGGACGTGGGAGGGCAGCGGTCGGAGCGGAGGCGCTGGTTTGAATGCTTCGACTCGGTCACCTCCATCCTCTTCCTCGTCTCTTCCTCTGAATACGACCAG GTGCTAATGGAGGACAGGCAGACCAACCGGCTGCGTGAATCACTCAACATCTTCGAGACCATTGTGAACAACCGCGTCTTCGTCAACGTTTCCATCATCCTCTTCCTCAACAAGACGGACCTGCTGGAGGAGAAGGTGAAGAGCGTTCCGCTCAAGGACTACTTTCCTGAATACACCGGGCCGGAGCACAGTCTGCCGGACATCCAGGGGTTCATGGTGGAGTGCTTCCGAGCCAAGAGACGCGACGCCACCCAGAAGCCCCTGTACCACCACTTCACCACGGCCATCAACACGGAGAACATCAGGCTGGTGTTCCGGGACGTCAAGGACACCATCCTCCATGACAACCTCAAACAGCTCATGCTCCAATGA
- the LOC123982516 gene encoding regulator of G-protein signaling 9-like isoform X1, protein MTIRNTLRDHGQRYRPRMACLKKAEKVMLEMQDPKTGVKSQPQRLVITTIPHAITGEDIIAWLADRFQIDTQEAKNFGSMLVALGYIYPLQDHKRLVIKQDASLYRFQTPYFWPTQQWPVDDTDYAIYLAKRNIRKKGILELHEQEQYNRLHKWMNHKWDFIVMQAKEQYRAAKERKKPDRVVFECQERAYWVVHRPPPGTVSAMDYGLDRRIDPNADEEKTPDVYERIMIFTQQSIMRPRVKSSVSIGALVKYCATYISHDPFLSKCLPSNPWLTDDVTYWTLNMPNVEIPTKMRVERWTFSFGELLSDPRGRDDFRLFLKKEFSGENLAFWEGCEDLKWGTAATMREKAEQIYKTFLARGAPRWINIDGKTMEITVKGLKHPHRYVLDAAQTHIYMLMKKDSYGRYMKSPVFKDTMKKAICPEEHKFSDSQLEQNAKNRRPSLSPIILRQQEQEQRAKMAANVDITQVMSKLSKQGKEAPPPPGPNKK, encoded by the exons ATGACTATTAGAAACACTCTCCGGGATCATGGACAGAGGTATCGACCACGGATGGCTTGCCTCAAGAAG GCGGAGAAGGTGATGCTGGAGATGCAGGACCCCAAAACAGGAGTGAAGTCGCAGCCTCAGAGACTTGTTATCACAACAATACCGCATGCTATTACTG GTGAAGACATAATTGCGTGGTTAGCAGACAGATTCCAGATAGACACACAAG AGGCGAAGAACTTTGGCTCTATGCTCGTGGCGTTAGGATACATCTACCCTCTACAAGACCACAAACGTTTAGTGATCAAACAAGATGCATCCCTCTACCGCTTCCAG ACACCGTATTTCTGGCCCACACAGCAGTGGCCCGTAGATGATACAGATTATG CAATTTACTTGGCGAAAAGAAACATACGTAAGAAAGGCATCCTGGAGCTGCATGAGCAG GAGCAGTATAACCGCCTTCACAAGTGGATGAATCATAAATGGGATTTCATAGTGATGCAAGCTAAAGAACAGTACAG AGCTgcaaaggagagaaagaaaccGGACCGTGTGGTGTTTGAGTGCCAGGAGAGGGCCTACTGGGTGGTTCACAGACCTCCG ccaggGACAGTGAGTGCCATGGACTATGGACTGGACCGACGAATAGATCCAAACGCAGATGAG GAAAAAACACCCGACGTTTACGAGAGAATC ATGATCTTTACTCAGCAGTCCATCATGAGGCCCAGAGTGAAGTCATCTGTATCCATTGGCGC ATTAGTGAAGTACTGTGCCACCTATATCAGCCACGACCCTTTCCTCTCCAAGTGTCTTCCCAGCAACCCCTGGCTCACTGATGACGTCACATACTGGACTTTGAACATGCCCAA tgtgGAAATACCAACTAAAATGCGTGTGGAGAGGTGGACGTTCAGCTTTGGAGAGCTGCTGTCAGACCCTCGAGGACGAGATGATTTCAGACTCTTCCTTAAGAAAGAATTCAGCG GTGAGAACTTGGCATTCTGGGAGGGGTGCGAAGATCTGAAGTGGGGTACTGCTGCGACgatgagagagaaagcagagcaGATCTACAA GACATTCTTGGCACGTGGTGCACCCCGATGGATCAACATCGATGGAAAGACCATGGAAATCACTGTGAAAGGCCTGAAACACCCACACAGATATGTCCTGGACGCAGCCCAAACTCACATCTACATGCTCATGAAGAAG gACTCATACGGCCGGTACATGAAATCTCCAGTGTTCAAGGATACAATGAAAAAGGCCATCTGTCCTGAGGAGCACAAGTTCTC TGATTCCCAGTTGGAGCAGAATGCAAAGAACAGACGGCCCAGTCTCAGCCCCATCATCCTACggcagcaggagcaggagcagagGGCCAAGATGGCCGCCAATGTTGACATCACACAGGTCATGAGCAAACTCAGCAAGCAGGGCAAGGAggcgcctcctcctcctggtcctAATAAgaaatga